The Tripterygium wilfordii isolate XIE 37 chromosome 4, ASM1340144v1, whole genome shotgun sequence genome has a window encoding:
- the LOC119997513 gene encoding protein PAM68, chloroplastic, with product MAVVAGIVKPSSSISLAWHFRIYRPPSFSKTECSHEQLYVDQKSWTFSTSSCMENLRDAGFCKCKQKTKIMKPCLCFAPNYPANFHQSQTPLAHMMPLYASLKGPRGFGPPPKKSKKGKKSRTSSNDDDDDDDDDNDDDDNDNDYNEMEERDRGVIPEIVTNRMISRMGFSVGIPLFIGLLFFPLFYYLKAILKIDIPTWVPLLVSFFFFGTALMGVSYGIVSSSWDPMREGSLLGWNEAQKNWPVFWQSFWGRSDKK from the exons ATGGCTGTAGTAGCAGGGATAGTGAagccatcatcatcaatatcattAGCATGGCACTTTAGGATTTATCGACCCCCGTCGTTTTCCAAG ACTGAGTGCAGCCATGAACAACTATATGTGGATCAAAAGTCTTGGACCTTCTCCACCAGCAGTTGCATGGAAAACCTTAGGGATGCCGGCTTTTGTAAATGTAAACAAAAAACGAAAATCATGAAGCCCTGCTTATGTTTTGCACCAAATTACCCTGCCAATTTTCACCAAAGTCAAACTCCCTTGGCACACATGATGCCTCTATATGCAAGCTTGAAAGGTCCAAGAGGCTTTGGACCACCTCCTAAGAAATCGAAAAAGGGAAAGAAGTCAAGGACTAGCagcaatgatgatgatgatgatgatgatgatgacaacgACGATGATGACAATGACAACGACTATAATGAAATGGAGGAACGGGATAGAGGGGTAATTCCAGAGATCGTGACTAACAGAATGATAAGTAGAATGGGTTTTTCCGTTGGGATTCCACTATTTATTGGCCTGCTGTTCTTCCCTTTGTTTTACTATCTGAAGGCGATTCTAAAAATTGATATTCCTACATGGGTGCCTTTGTTAgtgtcattcttcttctttggaaCAGCTCTGATGGGTGTGAGTTATGGTATTGTATCCTCCAGCTGGGACCCCATGAGAGAAGGCTCACTCTTGGGTTGGAATGAGGCTCAGAAGAATTGGCCTGTTTTTTGGCAGTCTTTTTGGGGAAGATCTGACAAAAAGTAG
- the LOC119995881 gene encoding uncharacterized protein LOC119995881, whose protein sequence is MESLKYAVKQTCASISHCKYELLVNECTIHEVGSICTVNVNDTIHAIQWGKCHCNQLLKGLGFILIMKVGFDVYGKEDGLMVSFIARDYRNLVFSPDIINSSGSSWM, encoded by the exons ATGGAATCTCTAAAATATGCAGTGAAACAGACGTGTGCATCAATCTCTCATTGTAAATATGAATTGCTTGTCAACGAGTGCACAATTCATGAAGTG gGTTCCATATGCACAGTTAATGTAAATGACACAATCCACGCCATTCAGTG GGGAAAATGCCATTGCAATCAGTTGCTCAAGGGACTCGGCTTTATCCTAATCATGAAGGTTGGCTTTGATGTCTACGGTAAGGAGGATGGTTTAATGGTAAGTTTCATAGCAAGAGATTACAGGAACTTGGTCTTTAGTCCAGATATCATCAATTCATCCGGCTCATCTTGGATGTGA